One window from the genome of Sardina pilchardus chromosome 12, fSarPil1.1, whole genome shotgun sequence encodes:
- the rsph3 gene encoding radial spoke head protein 3 homolog isoform X3: protein MTSVLQPHKGAPNGTYTFSSRPRPVQNRSKYRERVADQDDGPSNYGNIMYDRRVVRGNTYAQHVLPTTAQPDPVEIQRQQEARRRALARKRAKEHFRPRTPEALEGRKHMDVQTELYLEELSDRVEDFSVECQTDAFLDKPATPLFIPAKTGKDVATQIVEGELFDFDMEVRPLLEVLVGKTMEQSLLEVMEEEELASLRAQQRAFLELRNAELVEVQRLEEQERRHREEKERRLRQQREVLERERETADKIAARAFAQQYLADLLPSVFSSLRDHGYFYDPVERDLETSFLPWMMTGVSEALEKRNAARTVLDMLIRDVAEQRLELHQPLLE from the exons ATGACTTCGGTTTTACAGCCCCATAAGGGGGCTCCAAATGGAACATACACTTTTTCCAGTCGTCCCCGGCCAGTGCAAAATCGGTCCAAGTACAGAGAACGTGTTGCTGATCA AGATGATGGACCATCTAATTATGGAAACATAATGTACGATCGAAGAGTGGTCAGAGGAAATACATATGCCCAGCATGTTCTGCCAACG ACTGCCCAGCCAGACCCCGTGGAGATCCAGAGGCAGCAGGAAGCACGGAGGAGAGCTCTGGCTCGCAAGCGGGCCAAAGAGCACTTCCGACCCAGAACCCCCGAGGCCCTGGAGGGAAGAAAGCACATGGATGTCCAGACAG AACTGTACCTGGAGGAGCTGAGTGACCGAGTGGAGGACTTCAGTGTAGAGTGCCAGACGGACGCCTTCCTGGATAAGCCAGCCACGCCGCTCTTCATCCCAGCCAAGACGGGCAAGGACGTGGCCACACAGATCgtggagggggag CTGTTCGACTTTGACATGGAGGTGCGTCCGCtgctggaggtgctggtggGCAAGACCATGGAGCAGTCGCtgctggaggtgatggaggaggaggagctggccagCCTGCGGGCGCAGCAGCGCGCCTTCCTGGAGCTGCGCAACGCCGAGCTGGTGGAGGTGCAGCggctggaggagcaggagcgaCGCCACAGGGAGGAGAAG GAGCGGCGCCTGCGTCAGCAGAGAGAGGTGCTGGAACGCGAGCGCGAGACGGCCGACAAGATCGCCGCGCGGGCCTTCGCCCAGCAGTACCTGGCCGACCTGCTGCCCTCCGTCTTCAGCTCTCTCCGAGACCACGGCTACTTCTACGACCCCGTGGAGAGAG ATCTGGAGACGAGTTTCCTCCCATGGATGATGACCGGAGTCTCCGAAGCCTTGGAGAAACGCAATGCGGCTAGAACTGTTCTGGACA TGCTCATCAGAGATGTTGCAGAGCAGAGACTGGAACTCCACCAGCCCCTGTTGGAGTAA
- the rsph3 gene encoding radial spoke head protein 3 homolog isoform X2, with amino-acid sequence MVSAVNRRKALALLLLLNRINRRKKRVWVHELNQRRRQRGAFYQLVAELQFDSELHRKYFRMTPLQMDYILSMIGSELQKQDTNYRKSIEPKQRLAVTLRFLATGESFRSLAFAYRLGRKTVADSVYMTCRAIVQKLLNTYMPKPTEEAWREIAAGFWEKWQFPNCIGAIDGKHITIQAPANSGSQFFNYKNTFSIVLLALVDADSRFRLIQVGDFGRSSDGGVYANSDLGVGMDDRTLNVPKDCPLPGTNQYGDVPFMMERRLRQQREVLERERETADKIAARAFAQQYLADLLPSVFSSLRDHGYFYDPVERDLETSFLPWMMTGVSEALEKRNAARTVLDMLIRDVAEQRLELHQPLLE; translated from the exons ATGG TATCTGCTGTTAACAGACGGAAGGCCCTTgctctgcttctgctgctgaacCGCATTAATAGGAGGAAGAAGCGAGTCTGGGTCCACGAGTTAAACCAACGAAGGAGACAGCGAGGAGCATTTTATCAGCTGGTGGCCGAGCTGCAGTTTGATAGTGAGCTTCACAGAAAATATTTCAGAATGACTCCACTACAAATGGACTATATCCTCTCTATGATTGGAAGCGAACTACAGAAACAGGATACGAACTACCGGAAATCTATTGAGCCCAAACAACGACTTGCTGTTACACTAAG GTTTTTAGCTACTGGAGAGTCTTTCAGGAGTCTGGCATTTGCATATCGGCTTGGGCGGAAGACGGTGGCTGATTCAGTATACATGACATGCAGAGCAATTGTGCAAAAGCTGCTGAATACCTACATGCCAAAGCCAACAGAGGAGGCATGGAGAGAGATTGCTGCTGGTTTTTGGGAGAAATGGCAGTTCCCTAACTGCATAGGTGCCATAGATGGCAAGCATATCACAATACAAGCACCAGCAAACTCGGGTAGCCAATTCTTTAATTACAAAAATACCTTTTCAATTGTGTTGCTTGCTCTTGTCGATGCAGATTCGCGCTTCAGACTTATTCAAGTTGGCGATTTTGGTAGATCCAgtgatggtggtgtgtatgCTAATTCTGACTTGGGAGTGGGGATGGATGATCGAACACTCAACGTGCCAAAGGACTGTCCCCTGCCTGGGACAAATCAGTATGGCGATGTGCCTTTCATGATG GAGCGGCGCCTGCGTCAGCAGAGAGAGGTGCTGGAACGCGAGCGCGAGACGGCCGACAAGATCGCCGCGCGGGCCTTCGCCCAGCAGTACCTGGCCGACCTGCTGCCCTCCGTCTTCAGCTCTCTCCGAGACCACGGCTACTTCTACGACCCCGTGGAGAGAG ATCTGGAGACGAGTTTCCTCCCATGGATGATGACCGGAGTCTCCGAAGCCTTGGAGAAACGCAATGCGGCTAGAACTGTTCTGGACA TGCTCATCAGAGATGTTGCAGAGCAGAGACTGGAACTCCACCAGCCCCTGTTGGAGTAA
- the rsph3 gene encoding radial spoke head protein 3 homolog isoform X1, whose translation MVSAVNRRKALALLLLLNRINRRKKRVWVHELNQRRRQRGAFYQLVAELQFDSELHRKYFRMTPLQMDYILSMIGSELQKQDTNYRKSIEPKQRLAVTLRFLATGESFRSLAFAYRLGRKTVADSVYMTCRAIVQKLLNTYMPKPTEEAWREIAAGFWEKWQFPNCIGAIDGKHITIQAPANSGSQFFNYKNTFSIVLLALVDADSRFRLIQVGDFGRSSDGGVYANSDLGVGMDDRTLNVPKDCPLPGTNQYGDVPFMMVGDAAFPLKRYLMRPYPGHSLSRPKQKFNYRLSRARMTVECAFGILAARWRVFYTRICALPCHVDILVMAACVLHNYLLNPTDSQWFQKGRQQERPGNRDTLVSVRNMGGNRGSREAFHVRELLCEFFNEM comes from the exons ATGG TATCTGCTGTTAACAGACGGAAGGCCCTTgctctgcttctgctgctgaacCGCATTAATAGGAGGAAGAAGCGAGTCTGGGTCCACGAGTTAAACCAACGAAGGAGACAGCGAGGAGCATTTTATCAGCTGGTGGCCGAGCTGCAGTTTGATAGTGAGCTTCACAGAAAATATTTCAGAATGACTCCACTACAAATGGACTATATCCTCTCTATGATTGGAAGCGAACTACAGAAACAGGATACGAACTACCGGAAATCTATTGAGCCCAAACAACGACTTGCTGTTACACTAAG GTTTTTAGCTACTGGAGAGTCTTTCAGGAGTCTGGCATTTGCATATCGGCTTGGGCGGAAGACGGTGGCTGATTCAGTATACATGACATGCAGAGCAATTGTGCAAAAGCTGCTGAATACCTACATGCCAAAGCCAACAGAGGAGGCATGGAGAGAGATTGCTGCTGGTTTTTGGGAGAAATGGCAGTTCCCTAACTGCATAGGTGCCATAGATGGCAAGCATATCACAATACAAGCACCAGCAAACTCGGGTAGCCAATTCTTTAATTACAAAAATACCTTTTCAATTGTGTTGCTTGCTCTTGTCGATGCAGATTCGCGCTTCAGACTTATTCAAGTTGGCGATTTTGGTAGATCCAgtgatggtggtgtgtatgCTAATTCTGACTTGGGAGTGGGGATGGATGATCGAACACTCAACGTGCCAAAGGACTGTCCCCTGCCTGGGACAAATCAGTATGGCGATGTGCCTTTCATGATGGTAGGAGATGCAGCCTTTCCTCTAAAGCGTTATCTAATGAGACCCTATCCTGGCCATAGTCTATCCAGACCCAAGCAAAAGTTTAACTATAGGCTCTCGAGGGCAAGAATGACCGTGGAGTGCGCATTCGGAATCCTTGCTGCACGGTGGAGGGTGTTTTACACCAGAATTTGTGCTTTGCCCTGCCATGTTGACATTTTAGTCATGGCAGCATGTGTTCTTCACAACTACCTCCTCAACCCAACTGATAGTCAGTGGTTCCAAAAGGGTAGGCAGCAGGAGAGACCTGGAAATAGAGATACATTGGTTAGCGTGCGGAATATGGGAGGGAATAGGGGATCCAGGGAGGCGTTTCATGTGCGGGAGTTGCTCTGCGAGTTCTTTAATGAAATGTAA
- the LOC134098525 gene encoding uncharacterized protein LOC134098525, which translates to MDDIKLIVEVEQNKLLYDPSETHYKNNLKKNSAWSRISQTLGVSVEDCQKRWRTLRERFNKERKKGTKSGSAGGSQKEWKYLQTMAFLLPHLQPRNSRSSIDCDPWEALDLSHGDVEEETEEAHDAAENTENSQTDTRPKELSPPVRKRAAPTLEDKLLAIVKEPSTQPQLNMPREGEEMYYFALSLVPTLNKLSERGRLRARSVLTEAVSNIYDQDQVLKLSTTSGSGPKQWDHQQAFQHGQDQIPPLPSTSSHVLGRQWDQQPQHQAFQFHARHTSHRSRAEEAWAPLSSESTHYAEL; encoded by the exons ATGGATGACATAAAACTTATAGTAGAAGTTGAACAAAATAAACTTTTATATGATCCTAGTGAAACCCATTACAAgaacaatttgaaaaaaaactCAGCGTGGAGCAGGATTTCGCAAACACTTGGTGTTTCAG TTGAGGACTGTCAGAAGCGCTGGAGAACTTTGCGTGAAAGGttcaacaaagaaagaaaaaaaggaacaaaaagtggATCAGCAGGAGGATCACAAAAAGAGTGGAAGTACCTCCAAACCATGGCTTTCCTACTGCCCCATTTGCAACCACGAAA CTCAAGAAGCAGCATAGACTGTGACCCATGGGAAGCACTGGATCTAAGCCATGGGGATGTGGAGGAAGAGACTGAAGAGGCTCATGATGCTGCAGAGAACACAGAAAATTCCCAAACTGATACAAGACCTAAAGAGCTATCTCCACCTGTCCGTAAAAGAGCTGCACCTACACTTGAGGACAAGCTGTTGGCAATTGTGAAAGAACCTTCAACACAGCCTCAACTGAACATGccacgagagggagaggaaatgtaCTATTTTGCCTTAAGTCTTGTGCCTACACTTAACAAATTGAGCGAAAGGGGTAGGTTACGGGCTAGATCTGTCCTAACCGAAGCAGTCAGCAACATTTATGACCAGGACCAGGTTCTGAAGCTTTCCACCACATCTGGCTCGGGCCCAAAACAGTGGGATCATCAGCAGGCCTTTCAGCATGGCCAGGACCAGATACCCCCACTGCCCTCTACCTCATCACATGTTTTGGGTAGACAGTGGGATCAGCAGCCTCAACACCAAGCTTTCCAATTTCATGCAAGGCACACCAGTCACAGATCAAGGGCTGAGGAGGCTTGGGCTCCACTTTCAAGTGAGAGTACTCACTATGCAGAGCTCTaa